Genomic segment of Capra hircus breed San Clemente chromosome 13, ASM170441v1, whole genome shotgun sequence:
GTTGTCAGAACGTTTACATGGCCATAAATATTTAgcattttcttataaaaaaaagagaaaaaatcctctatatttttaaagtgttttccaCTTGCTTTAGAAGAAGACGCTGACAATATCGCTACTCACACAAACGTATTTTACAAAATTCACAAAAGCAgagcgcggggggggggggttctttttctccttctcgaGTGAGTAAGTTAACGTTGGGACCATTAGGTCCCCGGGGAGAAGCAGAGAAGCGAAGCTGCGCAAACATTCTGTAAACACGGCTTAGGGTTCAGCCATCTCCAATGGTTCAAACGGAGTGAAGGATGAGGCGGAGCTGGGTGGGTGGAACTGCCTCTCCAAGGAGGTGCAGGCCAACTCTTGGCGCCTCTCCGAAGAAGCCGAGAGTCAACTCGACtccataattattataataatataataaccaCCGTACGGGCCGAGAGTCCTCCGCGCCTCCGCCGCCGGGGTagggcctgggcctggggcctCGAGTCTGGGAGGGGCGGGCGCTCACCAAGTCCACTGCTGGGCCTGGACCAGGGGGTGTGCTGTCGGGTACTGGGGGGCGCCGGCCGAGCTGTACTGGGCGTTGTACTGCATGTGTTGCAGAGACTGCGCGCTGTAGGCCGAAAAGGGGATGCCCGCCTGGAAGGTGGCTGCTGCCAGGTCCTGGGCTTTGAGCGCGTGGCACGGCTTGCCGTCCCTGACCAAAACGGGCACGGCCACCCGGCGCGGTGAGGGCAGGGGCGTCACCTCCATACCTTTCTCGGCCCGGGCGCGCTTCATCTTGTAGCGGTGGTTCTGGAACCAGATCTTCACCTGCGTGGGCGTCAGGCGGATAAGGCTGGCCAGGTGCTCGCGCTCGGGCGCGGACAGGTACCGCTGCTGCCGGAAGCGCCGCTCCAGCTCGTAGGTCTGCGCTTTGGAGAAGAGCACCCGCCGCTTCCGCTTCTTGCCAGCGTCTCCCCCGCCGCCGGGGGTCTCCTTGTCATTGTCCGGTGACTCGTCGGCCGATGGCTCCGGGGACTTGGAACTCGAGTCTTGGGGCGCCGCGCCGGCCGCCAGCCCGTGCACTGGAAGAGAGGGAAGTCTGTCAGGCGCCTGCAGGCCCCGTGCGCCCTGGATCCTCCGCGCGCCCTCTGCCCCGTGCGCCCTGCAGGCCAGCCCGTCAGCCTTCGCCCAGACCCTCGCCCCGCTCCACACTGGATGGAACTGTCGGCGTCTCCCCGCTTCCCCGGGGGAAAGAGAAGAGGCAGGAGTAGGGGCTCGGGGCTCTGGTTTCTAGGGGTTCCCCCAGGGTGGGTTTGTatttgggggggcggggaggagtgGCGCGCAGAGGAGATCACCGCGGGTTATGGGCTCCGGCCCCCTTAAGCAGTTTCCTCTCCGGAGAGACGTgggcagatttttaaaagaaaaaacccacaatCCCGGCATTGATCGGGTCGGCCATTTAAGGCAGGTTTTTGGGGGCTTTCGTTTCTGCTTCCCGACTTTCTGGACACCCTCCGCACCGCACAAAGCGGCCTCTATGAAACGTGGAGGGGGGGTAGGGTGAGCTATTTATACCCGGGCTACCCTCTCCCCGTACCCCGAGGCAGGCTGGCCAGATCCAGGCCGGTCACTCCCGGCAGTCGGAATGGGGGAGGGGGCCCCGGCCCGAGCCGTCCGTCCCGGCTGACGTCTGTAACCGGCCCTTGGGAGGtactcccctccccctcttcctcctaatttctctttggaaagaaagtgaGACCaagtgcccccccccacccccatcccaggggCGTCTGGCGAAGCGGGAAGAGAACAGGGCATCCCAAACAAGCGTTAGGCATCTTTCCGGGGGCGCAGGGTGAGGAATCCGGCTCACGGGGCCCCTTCCCCTTCCGCTCCCTGCGTCCGGTGCGGGCTGCGGTTACCCGCCGCGGCAGCCCAGCTGCGCTACTTACGCGAGTACTGAAGGCCCTCGGTGCTGGCCAGCCAGCGCGTGTACGGGTTGTCGCTGCTGTCGTAGAAGGGGTTCTTCAGGGGCAGGCTCTGCACTGTGTCCAGGGCGCCCTGCCCCAGCGGCCCGGCCCTCTTGGCGGGCTCCGGCCCCTCGTTCTCCTCCTCCGGCCCTTCGGCCACCGAGCCCTCCTCATCGTTGGTGTCCGGCAGGTCCAAGATGTCCTTGACCGAAAACCCCGTCTTTGTGTTGGTCAGCGACATGGCCCGGACCCCGCAATTTATGCCGCAAAGTTGTAGCTTCACTTGATCAATCCGTGGCGCTCCCAgtaggggcgggggagggggtatggggagaggggttgggggaggggaggggggatgggCTTTAATTAGAGAGATTATTAtgtttaagaaagagaaagaaactctcggagaggggagaggggggaaaaaaagccccaGGCGTAGCCAGTGTCTTCTCTACAGGCACGCGGAAATGGACGCGGGGTGCCGGGCGGCCTGCGCGCCAGCGCCGCGGGCCGGGCCCGAGTTTGTAACTCCAGGAGAGGTGCCAAGGCGGCGTCAGCTCCGGCGGCCGCTCGGCGCGCGGTGGCGGCTGGTGGCGAGGAAAAAATGGGCCATTGCCCGAGCGATCAGTCCATATAAGGCTGGGCTCCACTCACGAACCTGGGGAGAGGGGGGGaagagggggagaaagagagggagggaaagagaaacagagggagggagggggagcgaGAGAGGGAGCGAGAGAAGGgtggaaaaaaaaggaggagggagaCATTAAAACGCAAAGGTTGGACACGTGTGGGCGGGTCTTGGAAGTCAAGTGGATGAAGACTGTATTTGCAGATGTGAAATTGTGGGTTTTGGGGAGCTCCGCGCTCCCAGCCAACAGCCCTCTAGAGCAAGATGAGAGGTGTAACGTGTCAATTAATTGCAAAGACTGGgcgagccttttttttttttaacccagtatTTACATACAAAGGACCACCGCGTCGCTCGTGAGTCCACACACTTGAAAGGGCCGTTTTAACAAattgcatcttaaaaaaaaaaaagcgggggaggaggaaagaaaacaaaacagaaagccggaggagagaaaagaaaaaaaaaagtcctcctcAACATTCAAGGGTTcctgcctccccgcccccgcgCGCCCGCCCCCAGCAAGCTGGAAAATTGGCGATTTGTGGCGCCTTTGGAAAAGAGGGAGGGGGCGCAGGCTGAGTCGCGGAAATCTCTCCTTCCCATCGCTGGCGGTTCCCTAAACAAGATCCGGTTCAAATGGCAAGAGCCCAACTTCTGTAAGCCTCCTAGGTCAATATTTTGGTTGAGGCTTAAGGATGAGTACCAGAAATGACAAGGCGAGTAATTGATTCTAGTTAACGCCGAAAGAGCCCGAAACCCAGGAGAAGGATCGGCTCGAGGCCGGCCTGAGCCACCACCCAGCGACACCCgtacccctcccccccccccgccccgccaccctTTATTTGCTAAAGATATTTATTTCCGTCTCCCccgcctcccctctccccctccagCTCCGTGCGGCCGAGCAGGACAGCACCCTCACTTGGCGCTGTGCGGACgcccggggaggggcggggggcggggagtggggacGTCTTCCCCGAGCCTCGACCGGCCCCGGCCCCACCACCTCCGGGCCCGCGGGCCGCGCCCTCCGTGTGGAGGGAAGGGCAGACGGCCCCGCGCCCTCCCTGCCCCCTATTATGCCTCCCTCTGCGGCCTCCAGCGGGGGcggagagaggggaggggtggcGGGGCGCGGGCGCGGTCTCCAGGGGGGTGAGGACCCCAAAACGGCGGGGGAGGGGGTCGCAGGGCGGGAGGAGTTTTCTTCTCCGCAGAGAGTCCTTTCGGATGCCTCAGGGGCGTGTTGCGAAGACACGCCGAGGCTCCCAGCTTGCGTGAGGTTGGAACTGAACTTTCCTGGGAAGGCACCTTCTGCCCGGGGCCGGCGAGGAAAAGTCCTCGCTGCACCCCCGCCCCTCCTtccagttttgtattttttttgcggggggggcGGCAGGTTTGCTACCTGATGCTCGTCCACCCCAGAGGAGCGTCTGAACTGTGCTTTGCCCGGGGAGCGGGGAACGGAGAAGGCCGCCGGCGGGGGTCCGGGTCTGGCCGCCTCCTCGCCGGGAGCGCAGCGCGGGCGCCCGGCCTCCCCGCGCGCAGCTGCGGCCTCCGCGCCCCGGCCGCCCCCGAGTTGCCAGCGCCCGGCGAGGGCGCCTCTCCCCGAGCCGTTCGGCGGCTTTCTGCAGCCCTCGCTGCCTCGCCCCCAGTATGTGACGTGGGTGACAATGCCCCAGGTTAGAGCGAGCCCCTCGTCCGCGCGTCCTGGGTGGTCGGACCCGGGCAAACACAAATACAAACCGATTGCTAAGCTGCGGACAATGAGCGAAATGTAGACAAATGTCCCGCTCCCGTTGGAAGCCTTTGTCCCGGCTcggtttttgcatttatttcagtGGCGAAATAATACATGATTGACGCTCTCTTTCAATGTGTCCTAACTGTTTGGAATAAATCTAAGGTTGTTCCTAGTTGTCATGGCATTCAACCCTTTTCAATGGACTATCTCTTCATTCATTTCTGAATCCGTCCACAATATTAAGGAAACCCCTTCATGTCGACGCTCCCCAttcctctctttttcctcctgcttttccctttctcctttcttctcccctgccccccgcccccgcaagAATTAGAAACTGGTTTGAATCCTGTTCCTCGAACCCATTACTTTTcgtgcttttttccccctttctctctccagtctgcctttcccagcctccccccgccttgcctcccctccccctcactgGGGAGCTCCCTGCCCCGTCCAGTCAGAGGAGGGAAGTTGGGTCTGCAGGCGTCGAGGAGGCTCAGAGTTTGGAAACAAGGGCTCCTGGGCCTGCCCCGGCCATTGTTACTCAGCTGCTAAATAAATAACTGGCGAGGAAAAGTTCCTCAACCCAAGCTTTGCAGAAAAAAATCGTCCTGACCCTTCCTTGGCTTCATCTGTCctaagtggggggggggggtctcttGGGGACCAGTGTAAGCATCAGGAAGGTCAGAAATGAGTCTGGTTGGACCAGGCCAATTGCTGGGTTGGGTGAGAAATGTTCCTTTTGGCAAGAAGTGTGTCCCTTTGGCTTCTGTCCTGAACCATCTTTGGGAGGGGTGCGCCcagacaccccccaccccacccagcaccCCGCACCCCTCACCCAGCCTGCTCAGTCCCTCACCTGGGAACCACCTAGTTCCACTTCGCTCCTAACTTCTCCCTTCCATCCTTACGGGGGCCTCTCCCAGGATCCCATCAGCGCTGCCACTGGGGATCATGTCCCCTCCCTGGGCCCACCTCCCAGGTCTGCACAGGGCACAGAGCACCTGGGAGACCACCTTCCTGGAAATTGATTGTGGAGAAGGAGCACTGACAGGCAGCACCCTGAGAAACAGGCCCCCTCACCCCAACACCAGGACCCTGGGCCCAGTTCACGgagaagccccccccccccagccctcgGCCTCAACAGGGGGAGTTCTCCCACACCTCCGGTCTCAGGGGCACCTTTCTGTAGCTTTTGCGGGGGCAGAGGGGGCCCACACCTCCGCCCACACAGGCCGGGGTCTGGGTCTGTGCTCCCCTCTCCACCCTCAACCCTGGTAGTTTTTCCTGCCCCATCCGCTGCGCTCAGTGTCTCCCTCCTGGGACCTCGAGAATCCATTTTGCCCAGCGCTCTGTTGCCCGTGCGGTTCCTGCGTCCGCTTCCAAAGCGCTGACATTTGCAATTGAAAAGGCCCAGGGAGACCGCTGGGAGGCCTGTAATTGAAGGGGAGAAACTCGGCTAGTTAGAGGAAGATCATAAAATTCAAGTCCCCCAGGAGTGGCCTGGGGATCCTGGGAGGCCGGCAGGGGAGCAGCTGGCGGCCAGGGGACAGGTCTGATGCCCAGGGTCTCTCGGATCTCATGCAGCCTGACGAGCGGGGGGCCAGGCACTAAACCACAACTCTGCACAGAAATTAGACAGGTGATTGCATCCGAAGGGTTCTCCAAGGGGTCTCACTGGGAGCAGCACAGCCCGGACTATTTGAGCCAGGGGTCTCCTGCCTGGTGGGATATGGCCCACCCAGAAGGCTGAGCCCTGCGCCCCTGGCCCTTTCAGAGTCCTCACAAATACCCCCATCTCTCCACCTAGTCAACTCTGAACATCCTGGGTCCTCTGGTCAACCAGCTCTGCTTGGATGTGCTGGTCTCCCTATCCCGGGATTCTTGAGTATCTTCTTTCTGGGTGCCGTTGCGCACACCCAGGAGAGGACCGTGTCCTGGGTCCCCTCTTGTTTGGGTTTGGGCTCTGGATTCTGCCATGCTTCCCGGGGAAGCTCCTGAGCTGTTCAGCCTTGGGCCGTCTGCTGCGAACTTGGGGAGAAACTGAGAGGCGCTGGAAGATTGATGGCAGCTGTCCTGGGCTAGAGGGGACAGGGCTTAGCTCTCTGGTGTGCGACCACCACCTTGGACCCCTGCAGGGTCACCTGAGCAGCCAGAGGCCCCCCACCCTGGGTCATTAGGTTTGGGTGTTGGGGCTCCAACTTCCTTACACATCTCCAAGTTCTACCTCCCCTTGCTCAGAGGGTGTTACAGGCTCCaaggggaggcgggggggggggggtgggtggagcAGACGGAGAGGATCTTTCTCCTTGCAGGCTGGAAGGCATCTTCTTAGGAGACTTCTCAGGCTGCTCAGCTCCGGTGTCGGAGGGATGGAGGGGCAGGCGCTGCAGAGGGCGCGTGGGGAGCTGAACCACCACTGGAGGCCCAGGCGGGAGGGCAATGTACACAGGCTAAGTGTCCCCACTCCAGGACAAGTGGTCCTCCAAGTCGGCCCAGTGTTTACCTGTTTactttcccaggtagctcaaacaCGAGCGTCTTTTCTGAGCTGCCGAGCTCGGGGGGCCGCCCTGGAGCGCCCTGACCTCTAGCGCCTTGTGCTCACACTGTGCACGGCTGGACGCCCCCTATTGGGGGAGGGGTGCGCTCTGAACAGCCGCAAACCAAGACGGGAAGGTCCTTTGGGAAAGTGAGGTGAGACCTGGTCACACGCATGTGTGGGAGCTTGGCTTGGTGTGCCTGGACGAGGGGGCGGGGCAGCACCCAGTGCCCCCACTCCGCGTGCTTCCCTCTCGCCGAAGGCCTCTTGGCTTGAAGGTCTCTTGGGAGGTGCTCTTCGCTCCTCCTACCCTTTACAAGCTGGTGAGAGCTTGTTGGGTAggtgcctcctccagaggagttCAGGGCAGAAAAAGTCCAGGGTGGGGGTACCTTAAAGTCCTACTCTAAAAAGGGAGGGCTACCTTGAGGACCCCAAAGCCTTGAAGCTCCAGGCTGCACCCCTTGCCCTCCCCAGTCCACAAAAGTCCGTCCAGTCATTAAAAATACAAGGTCTTTCCCATTAtttgaaaatactaatttgacttttctttttttggaatgaAAAGACGTTGAAAGAAACTCTCTGGTACAGTACGTGGCTGATCTCTCCGGCACCTGGCACATCCCATCTCAGATAACAGCCTTCAAGTGGATTATTGTCTGGTTAGCACCAAGGTGCTAAGCGTTTGTCTTCATTCACTCCAGAAACAAAGCGCGTGGCACCTTCCTTCCCCCCTCACAGGATTAGCTGCGGGGACACAAAGGTTTTGTAGGAGGGGTGAGGTTTATTTTAGCTCGGGTTGGAGACTCAGAGCATGGCGTGCACTCAAAATCAGCGGGGATGGGAAATACCTTCCAACCTGGTTCCCAAGCCCGGCGACCAAGATGCCCCAACTTTAAGATGCATTCCTCTAAGGTGGCTTGTGGTAGCTTCCACTCCAGGTGGGGgaatggggctgggggtgggggttgctgcagagagcaggggtgtCAGCTCTGGCCACCAGAGGAAAGAAGTCCAGGAGTACGGCCCCAGGGTACCAACCTCAAGCAGGACATTTCCCAACCAGAAAACTGAAAAGTAGGCTCATCTGCATTGGGTCCTGGCACCAACTGGCATCACCTtctgcccctggagaaggaaatgaggtCCCTGGAATTCCCTGCagcctgtgggggtggggggtggggtggggtgtgtgggtggaggtgggggtgtgggatagggggtgggatgggaggttgGGGGGCACTACAGCTCTGTCAGTGAGGCCAGATCAGGACAGGTGCTAATCTCTAGCAGGAGAGACCCACAGTCATCAGACAGAGGTACCAGAAAGCAGGGACTAGTGTGAAGGAAAGGAAATCTGAGTCCACTTTGGGTTCAAGTCAAAGGtgaagtttttctctttctttgatctATATTGTGTTAACTCTTACCACAGGAGGGGAAGAATGAGGCCGCCTTCCAGGGTAGTCCTTTCAAGAAGATGTTGGGCAGAGAAATTTTCTAGGCCCAGAGACAGGGCTCATATTCTACATCTGAATGCCCcccctccctacctcttcctGGAGCCCCAAGAACTCTATAAAGCCTCAGAGCGAGCTGATCTTTGGGACCTAGAGCCTGGAATCCCTCCTGCAATTAATCGTGGGTGCTGGGGGCAGGTATCGGCTAGAGGTGACCCCTTACCCCCCCTTCTACAAGGTGAAAGACACATCACTTTCCCAATTATCtgcctcagaaaaaaaaaaagcagacatttCCCGAGGACATAAACTGTAATAGAAATTAGGATTTCTCTTTCTATTAATCAGCCTCATTGTGTGGGCGTAAGACCCGGCGGACATATGTTAGGACTTTGATAAATGTGCTTTAATGAGATCTTTGAAAATGCatccaataaaataaaaggcGAGAAAAGCCGTTTAACTTTCATGGATGTTAAATTGAACAGGAAATGTGGCTCGGGGCGCGCTGCAAAATGGAACGGGCCTTCCtccaatattttctttaaaaaacgtAGCTCTAAGCCCCCTTTAGGCCAAATGAGCCCATCTCAGCCAATCCATTGTCACCGGTTTATTGGGGAACCAAACGCCACGTCCCCCCGGGCTCACCCCTTTGCTCTATTCGTTCGCGCTTCTCTAATGATTAAATATGTTACAACGAGATTACGCAGCGTCAGTGTTGCCTTCAGGAACGTTCTTCCAGCCAAGCTCGACCTTCCCCCCCATAAGGGTgatttcaatgcaggagatttgggtttctCCAGAAAACACGACGCCGAAAGCACGTTCTTATCTGAATTTACTTCTTAACACGTGACAAAATCATTCCCAGAAGACTTCGAAAAGCCAGCGGCCTCTCCAAACGGGTTAGTACTCGGCACTTGGAGCTGGGCTGAAGGCTCGGCGCCTTGTTGCCCTCGCCGGCGTGGGGAGGCCGCGCTTCCAGCCAGCGCGGAGCCTGCGAGCTCGGCCTGGAACGCGGGGAACCAACTCTCGAGGGTCCTCCGGCACCGGAGAGAAGGGATTCCTGGGGCTCTCTCATTTCACCAGTCTGAGCCCCCGAGGTCCACAGATCTCCGCTGGATGCACGCCCCCTTTCCATCCCCGAGGGCCACCGAGATCGAGAAGGTGCGAGAGGCGCGCCAAAGGGCCTCctcgcagtgtgtgtgtgtttggggagggGGGCGCAGAGGGGGCGCCCCCAGGAGACCAGGGCCTCAGCAGAGTCCACTGAGGCGCATTTCTGATCCTCTGGCGATCTCTACTGACACAAACGAGAACTGTCTGGCGCCTGGCGCGACCCCTCAAAGTCCTGGCTGGAGCCGCCTCCGCAAAGACCCCCACTGACCCCAGCtcggtcccccatccctggtccTTCCTGATGGTGATTCCCGCCCCTCACCCTTTtcctcctcaccccccaccccacctcgtGGCCCAGTTCCGCCCGAAGAGCACCTCTTTCTCCAAGAGGCGCCATCTCCAAATTGCCTGGGGGACATCGCCTCCGCCAGCAGCCCCGGCCCGACGCGCACCGGGGAGACTTACCCGCGAAGGTAGGGCAGAGGCGCGCCGTTCCCGGCTGGGGCTGGGGCGGCCCGGGAACCTCCCGAGCCGGCGATGGGGAGGGGCCCGAGGCGCTCGGCGCGCCCTCTCCGCCTCCCACTCCCGGCGCTGCGGCGACAGCCCGGCCGAATCTCCTGGCGAGCCTTTATCTAGTGCCCCCCCCACCTACCCGGGACCCCCCTCCTCGGTGCCCCTCCCCCGTCGCGCCCTCCCGGGCGGGGCTCCGAGCCCCGCCGCGCCGCTCCTCCCGGCGTTCCCCGGCGCCCGCACCTGCGGGCCTCCGGAGGTCCCGCTCCCCGGAGGCTGGAAAGTGCGCCGCGGCCGGAGCACTTGGCCTCGGCGGCAGGTAAAACTTTTCCCTCTCGGGGGGCGCGGCGGGCGGGGCTCGGTCCCTCCCCGAGCGCCCCCCTCGTGACCCGCGGAGCCGGCGAAGGACCCGAGACGCCCGGCACTTGGCCACCTGCTGCTTCccgacacccccccacccccgagccGAGGCGAGAATCGCGAGTGGGGGCCGCTCAGGCAGTTGCGCGTGGGACCCCGagacccctctcccccacccgGGCCCGCGCGTCAGGGTCCCGGCCCCGAGGCGTTCGTGTCCCCGGCGGCGGCAGAGGCCCGCGCTGGCTGCTGGCGCGACAGCTGGGGGCGGTGGGTGGGGGCGACGCCGAGCTCCGGTACGACTCCTCGCGCAGCAGCGCACCCTGAGATCCCGACCACCCCGGACCACGCGCGAGCGGGAGGCTCACCTGGAGCTGCGCCCGGAGCCCCGGCCAGCGGAGCACGCGGATCCCCGGCCGCTCTTTATCCCGAGCCGCGGGCTGCTGCAGAGCCGCGGGCGCACGGGCTCTGGCGCGGCGAGCGCTCCCCCTCCCGGCTCCGGCTCCCGGCCCGGTGGCCCCACCCTCCGGGCTCCGGCCCCGTGGCCGCCGCGCAGCCCCAGCGGAGGGGGCCGCTCCCCAGCGCCGCGCGCTCTGTTTGTTTTCCTTGCCCGACTGACGTGAGTCAAAATATTGGCCATATGTTCAGCGGTAATAAATTGGGTATGAGCGCAAACACACTTGGGCTTCGATGGCTCTTTCAGCTGCCACATGGCCGGCTTGGAAGGAGGGGGGCTGCCACCTTGCTGCGACCCCCATCCCCAAACAGGCGGGTGGTCCCTCTCTGGAGGGCCCCTAGGAGCCGGAGACCTGAGACCCCAGGCCTCGCCTCTCCCTCGCCCCTCCTCCGTCCCCAGCGTGGTCTCGGACCCCTTAGCTCCAGGCGAGCCCGGGCTGCTGCCTAACAAGGTCGCCATCTATAAATTGCTCGGTCGCTAAGACGCCATAAAACCGCAGGGCCAGATGTGGCACGTTATTCATGTGTGAAACCGCGTTTACACTAGATAGCCGATCCAAGGCCGATAGCGCGGCTCGG
This window contains:
- the NKX2-2 gene encoding homeobox protein Nkx-2.2, giving the protein MSLTNTKTGFSVKDILDLPDTNDEEGSVAEGPEEENEGPEPAKRAGPLGQGALDTVQSLPLKNPFYDSSDNPYTRWLASTEGLQYSLHGLAAGAAPQDSSSKSPEPSADESPDNDKETPGGGGDAGKKRKRRVLFSKAQTYELERRFRQQRYLSAPEREHLASLIRLTPTQVKIWFQNHRYKMKRARAEKGMEVTPLPSPRRVAVPVLVRDGKPCHALKAQDLAAATFQAGIPFSAYSAQSLQHMQYNAQYSSAGAPQYPTAHPLVQAQQWTW